AAACAGTGGTAGCAAAATAACGACGAGCTTCCCCTAAAATAACCCGCCTGGGCAAAACCCATTCGAGCAATGCTCCGGCAGCAGAGGCGCCATTCCGGGCAATGATCGTTTCAATGAATTCAACTAAATGTAGGAgttttggggtggggagaagagaggagattgcaattttttccccttgtagaaACAAATGGATTCTGCCATGAGGCTACATATGTTTTAAATCCTAATGACTGGAGACAAAGGTGAGCGCTGGCAGTTTGATCTGTCCAAAGTTCAAAGATCTGAAATCTCAATGAGTTTCTGTTTGAGGTGAAGGGGAGAAACACAAACACCATGGCACGGCTTGGGCCAGAAAGTTGCACGGGTTGGGAGTGAAATGCAAGGTTATTTACACTAATCTATCCTTAACTGCTACTTTGTCACAATGGGCAGAATAATTAGTAGAAAATAACCGGGGAGAACAAAGGCAGGTTTTCTTCTTATCGCCTCTCGTTTTCCACTCTTCCCTCAATTATTTTCTCCCGCTGAAAAAGACCTTTCGACACTGCAAATCACAGAAAATGTACAATCTATGTTTTTAGTCATTACTCTGCCTTTGCTAGTATCTGGGAAGCCTGGGTTtgcattaagagaaaaaaattaacccttttgCAGTACCGCCCTTGACATTTAAATAATCAAACTAATTGCATCTTTATTTCAGCTATTAACCATTCCCTTATATTTCCTAACACGATATTGCAGCGTGGGAGTTTTGCGAGGACTTACGTGTACATTTTGTACCCCGATCACTCTCTATGCACTATTGTGGTGTGATTTTTCGCCTGGTCATTGTGTGTTGTGTGTATTTCCACTTGTCTCCCCTGGAAACAAATACATATTAATTATATATATGTTAATATATACAATAGATGCATCTATATGCCTCCCGAGAGAACTTTCTATCCCATGTTTAGATGAGGATCTTTGCTTCTTCGCGAATTAAAATTATCACGAAAATACACATGAAAAGTATATATTTCTTGACTCtctgttttaaaagtattttttcagcGTGATTAACCGCATATACTCACACACATATGCCTAGATCCCGTTTTAtcataacagaaaagaaataatacaagGTGCATTGTTATCACAATCAAGCGTTTTGTCTACAATATCGCTGTAAAATTAAAACCGCGTCAACTGCTCCTTTAAAGGCTAGTTGGACTTACAGCAAGGGAATTCATTTATTTCGGGTTTATGTTGACGGACCAGTAACCATTCAAGTATTCAATATCTACTCAGCATCTCAAAACAATTTCTGAAGCTATGCCAACGACTGAAGTGTTTTCTCGCGCTGTTCTTTTACGATTTACTTATATTTTATTGACAGCACTGAGTTTCGGAGGGAAAAACTGACTCcgaaatattttttctcatctttcgGCCCCgaacatttcaaattaattccTTCCGATAAACATACGCCCTCCGATTGTTTGCCGATGTAGATGTCAGCGCTGTTCATTCGCAGTCAGAAAACAACCCAGGAGATACTTGGGATTTTATTTCTCGCCCCTGGTTTGGGCGGCTGAAGGTGTTCTTATCCCATCGACTCTTCCTTTCTCCGTGGGGAAGTGCCGCTCGCCGGTGCCCGAGGCGGTGCCACGGGCGcaggccccatcctgccccccttGCCGGGGGCCGCAGGGCTGCCGGACCCCGCGGCCGAGGAGCCCCCGCTGGGCCAGGGCAGGACCCGCCGCGGCTCCTCGGCCCCGGCTGCGGGGGCTGCCCCCACCCAGCCCCGCCGAgccgcggccggccccgccgctccgcctCGAcggcccctgccccgccggcgcGCCCGGCAAACGCGCCCGAcaccctccccgcccccgccccgggccgggccgggggcctCCTCACCGCCCAAACCACGCGTAAATCTTTACAGAGATCCCCCGCCGCCCTGAATTACTCCCCGCTTGTATTTAATGACGTTAAATGAGCCGGTTTCGCTCCCTCGCACGTGGCCGGTCGGAGATAATTGCCGTGTAGGAAAAGGCGAAGTTCCCCTATAAATTGCGGTGACGGCCGGAGCCCGCAGCCTGGCGGGACCCCGCTTTGGCCGTGCCCCGGCCGCGGGGCTGAGAAACCCCCTCTGACACGGGAAAACCCCCGCGGCCGCCAGCTCCTTCCCTCCTGGCACAGAGTGAGCGGTCCGGCTGGAAGGAGATGCTCGTAAGCTGCCCATTACATCTTGCGGGGCGGGGGGATGCACCCTCTTCCTACGGAGCCGACTTTTAGTTTAGTTTTGCACTGTGGCTGGGGACTTCTTGAGCACAGGGTTAAAGCAGCACCGGGGCAGCTAGGAGCGGGACAGAAAACAGGGGACTCTTCTCCCCTCTGTTGACTTCCAAGTCTTAAACTGATCCCGGAAAGCTGCGCTCTCTGCGTCGGGGACCCGCATTTTTAACATGAGCCGCATCCCTGTTATGTCGGTGGATCATTGCCCACCGCAGCCACCATTTGCCTGCAAGGAGAAAGGCAAGGAATATAATCTTGATGGCGAGCGGGGAAGGGGCACACGCTGTATCCGTGACAGGCTCCGCTCCTTATCTATGAGAGGTTTGGAGCCGCGTTGGTCCGCTTAAACCCTTTTATTACCCACGCCCCGAATATTTCCATTACACACGGTCTGTGCTCCTCAGCTGATATGTGAAACCTGCTGCCTTATCGCTGACGGTCGATTGATATTTTCTATGTACAAGCCCAAGGCATTAAATCAATGTCTCCACTCCGCAGTGGCATATTCTCTATAGGCTGGTCTGTGGGACACAAGTGAAGCCCTGCTGAAAAgggcttccttctctctccattCGCACGAAGCTCCTTTTGGCAGAAGAAGCGGGACTTTAAATAGGACCCACCTGACCGGACTTGGTGCCGAGCAGCCCCAAGCTGCCCCTGGCCACAGGGGATCTCTTGGTGTTTCCCGGCTCAGGAGATACAGAGGGCGAAGGGACCGCAGAGCCGGGTCTCGGGGTGCCCGGCCGAACCCCAGCTCCCTTCCGCTGCAGGATCCGCGGCCGTGACCCGCGGTACATCTCCGCCCGACCGAGCGCACCCGCGTAGCACAACGCGGGAGCCGGCTCCGTCCCTCCGGGGGCTCCATCCCGCCGGGGGCTCCCTCCCGCCGGGAGCGCCGTGCTCGCAGCTCGGTCCCTCGCCTCCGGGCTGCCCGCGCCCGGTCCCGTCCCAACGGCAAAGCCCGCGGCGCAGGGGCTCGCCAGGATCTTTTTCTCCCGTTTTGCGCTGGGTAGTAGCGCTGGAGGAATTTGGCGAGATTTCTGGGACGCTGGCTtggcttttcttttctaaacCGACCCTGAAATTTAGCTTGTCGCTGCCGTCCCTAACCCGTCAGGGGGCAATTATGTGATAATTACGAGAATTACACAGTTCTTTTATCTGGCTGCAGTGCACGAAGGGGGCTGAGCACAGCGAAATCTGTTCACATTTAAACCCCCCCCTCCTCCAGACGATGCCGTTTGCTGGGGACCGGCGCTCGCCAGCGCGGCTGCTGTCAGGACCGGGGTCGATCCGAGCCAGGGCTACAAAGCGAGAGCTGGGCTGGGAGTTCGGCCCGGTCGTTCCCGCGGCCCGGGGCGAGGTGGGGCAGCGCTGGAGGTGCTGCCCTCGGGCGTCGTCCCGTCCGGCGGGGAAAGGCCGGGGCTGGCTACCGCCGCCCCGGCCGCAGGGCACCCAGGAGGCTACACCGCCTCGGGtggctttttccctccctccGTCTCTCCCTCCCTCAACCTACCCCGGCATCgtgaattaacaaaaaaaaaaaaaaaaaaaaaaaaagacaccaccaCGCACACCCCCGCACACGCCAGTGACATCGCAGCGCCCCGCAAACACACCCGGCAGGCGcgtcccctgcctgccctccgCACCGCACCAGCGTGGCCGTATAAACCGTCCCTCTTCACATCGTGCTTGTGCGCTACGTTTGTTTTTCCTGCACATGGTTCCGTCCTCCGTAAGCCGCCGcagaaattttcaaagaaaatagcAGAAGTCTTTCATTGTTaacatttgatttatttaaagTCCTTAACTGCAAATGATCAAAAACATACTTCACGCATTAAATTCTCAGTTATcgttttaaatcaaaatatttttttcaattacaatCACATttataaaattaacaaaaattctTAAATTCACGTGTAATTCTTTTTTTACTGTCATTTAAAGCAATTtccagctgtaaagaaagaaaaaaatataaaccatgCAATAAATTAAGAACATTGAGACAGCGAAcaggaataataataaaacccgTCTGGCTATGCTAACACCGTGTAAAACTGTGGAAAGTGCATTAACACTGGATGAAACAAGCTAAGGATGGCGATAATTAAAcggccacaaaaaaaaaaaaatggctgtggAATCTATTAAACAAGTTGAAAAAGGGGAGAGACAGAGCTCTCCTCTTTTCCCTGCGTCGGTGTAATAGTCATTTCctgggggagggaaaaaataacCTTGTTATAGATACACAGTTCTAGCTGGTACACAATGAAGACACTTAAATTAAATAAGCATGTCATCCACATGTTGATGAGAGTTCCTGATGAACGAGAATCTTCAGTAacagatgggaaggaaaaaaaaatatccaactgGCTGTGACCTCTTGTAACTTTATATTACATCCCAAGACAGgtaacacttggaaaaaaataagggtCGCATCCTGCACTCCAAAGCTCCAGTTGGTCCCCTCGGGAGTGCAGGATCCGGCCCGCAGCATCTGGGTGTATGCGGGTTGTACTAGCCGAAGGTTTATTTTGCAAGTATCAAAAGGATGATCCGAGAAAGTAAATAGTCCTCTTGTTGCTTAGAGATTCTCTTAGTGTTTTGCTACTTCACAGCAGTATTGTCCTTCAAagcctttttaattaaaaaaagtcttaaatgtCTACTCGCTTCTTCATCTCCGTATTGTTAAAGTATTGCCACATACCTGTAAACTTACATGAGATTATAGAGCACAGAAGGAGGGGAGACGAGGGGGCGGAAAGCACAAACAAGTAGTTTACAagctcaacatttttttcttctttttagtaaCACCCTGCAAAGGCTAGGGGGGATCTccggggagaggggctgggtggcggtggcggggggggtaTGTACAAGCGGGACGCGGCCGGCTTTGCAGGAGGTCGTGGTGGATCGTAACAACACACAACGCGTTGCGAGACAATTAAAAAGTAACAGTCCTTTGCACGCAGCGTGCGGAAACACCTCGGTTTGTCGCCGGGAGAGGGTAAGGGGggagagaggccaggaaaggggggggggggggggagtcgcCCCGGCGGCGGAGGATGCAGAGCTAGGAGGTGTTTAGAACGGGTCTGGAATACACACCTTGGTAGTAGGAGGGCTCTAGGGCCGAGGGCTCGATGCTGCTCCGGCCCGCCATGGAGGCGCTGCCCAGGGGCAGCCCGCCGGGGATGCTGGCCCCGTAGGAGGAATATTGCAGCGCCTGCTCGTAGGCTTTGAAGTCCAGCTTGTGCTGCTGCTCCGAGGAGGACATGAGGTTGTTGATGGAAAAGGGGTGGTTGAAGGAGTAGTGGGGATCGCCCTTGAGGTGGAGCTGGGGTTCGTGGGCTAAGGAGTGAGGGGGGTGCGGGACGGAGGCCAAGGCGGGGACGGAGCTGATGGTGGAGGAGGCGGCCGAGGCCGAGGTCTTTAGCTCCGTGCTCGATCCGCTGTGGTCCATAGACTGGGGGCTGGTGGACGGGTTGGAGCTAGAGAGGGAGGTGGCGGTGTCCAGCGGCGCGGGTTTATTGTGGCCTCTGTGCAGGGGGGAGTTGGAGCTGGAACTGGAGGCCCCGGCCTGATCTTTCCTGCCCTCCTGAGGGGCTTTGCTGTTCGCCGGCTTCTCGCACTTGAAGCGCTTTTGCCGGCGGAGGTAGCAGCCGTTTTCAAACATGTTGCCGGAGTCGGGATGAAGGGTCCAGTAGGAGCCCTTGCCGGGCTTGTCGGGGGAGCGGGCCACCTTGACGAAGCAGTCGTTGAAGGAGAGCGAGTGGCGGATGCTGTTCTGCCAGCGCTGCTGGTTCTGCCGGTAGTAGGGGAAAAGGTCCATGATCCACTGGTAGATCTCGCTCAGCGTCAGCATCTTGCTGGGCGCCTGCTGGATGGCCATGGTGATGAGGGAGATGTAGGAGTAGGGTGGCTTGGCGTGGGGGTAGCTCCGCTTGAAGGTCTTGGCGTCCCGCGTCCTGCCGAGGTTGGACTGGGTGTAGGCCATGGGGCTCATGCAGGGGTTCATGCCGCCGTAGGGGCTCAGCCCGTTCATGGGGGCGGGCTGGGCTGACATGGCGTTGATGCCGCCGGGGCTCAGCGCCGTGCCCATGGCGGCCACGCCGGCCGGCATGCTGTTCAccggccccgccgagcccgcCGGCATGCCGGCCACGGCGCCGGGGCTCagcccggcccccagccccgTGTTGGCGTAGGACATGTTGAAGGAGCTGGAGGTCATGTTGCCGCTCGTCGTCATGGTGTTCATGGTCATGTAGGTGTTCATGGTGTTCATGGAGCCCAGCCCCGAGTTCATGTTGCTCACGGGCACCGAGGAATAGGCCTAGGGCAGCGAGACGGAGAGAGGGGGTTAGGGGGGAGAGAGGGGCGAGCAGGACCCCCgcggggccggagccgccgccctgcccgccgTGCCCAGCGGGCCGTGCCCCCGTCCCGCCGCGGGacgccgcccgcagccccggcaCCCGGGAAAGCGCTTCCCAGCAGCCGCACGGGAAGGCCGCTGGCGCGATGAAAAGGTCTAATTCATATCTATACGTGTGTATAAAGAGACACAGAGCGGGGGGGTGCTCGGTGCCGGCGCGCTCCCGTTTTGCCGGCGTGCCGCGGCttgcggggccgggcggcgggacCACCGGGGCGCGGGGGCCAACGGCCGCCCCGGGGCCCCACAGGGCCCTGTAACTGCCCCGGGAGGAGCCTTTCTCCCGGGGTATTGCCGCGGTTTTGCAGATTTTGTGTCCCGTCTCGCTAGCTAAATATTTAAACTCGTCAGATTATTGAAATTTGCGGGCGTACACTGTCTCCCCCAAGGAGAAATTCGGCTGCCTGTGCTTTCTTAATCTCACGCATCTCTCCCACCGTGCACTGATTTAAATTTCTATTCTTACACAAGATGCGATAATGTCTtgtcggggaaaaaaaaaaatccaaaccaacaGCTCACGTCCGCGCATTTTATCTGTGGAAAGCTTCCCCCTTGTCTGCATCTTCTATTAAGTCAGTCTTTaaattaaaggttaaaaaaaaaaatcccaaacaaaaaactTTCCCGAAGTAGGAAAAGCCTGAACTTTCGCTGCCTGAGATTTCCTACAATTGCCCGACGTGCAAAAATTATAGCACCCTACCACAAAACACAACTCTCCAAAAAGGCAGAACCGGAGAGCCTGCAATTGTGCTTTCCAGCACGGCATCTGATTTAAACAGGAGGGAGAAAGACATTCCCAGTTTACCTCGAACAAAGGCAATACGGCTAAGAAAATGAGGCTTAGGCGACGGTTTATGTATAAAATTCAGTACTGTTCACTACAAATTCCACGAGCTTATAAATGCGCTTTTAATTTAGAGGATCACGTTAATTATTTGAGATGGTAGGACGCGGATGGGTTTCCCACCTTGCATCCATGCAGTGACTCAAATTAAATAGCAGGGGAGGAGAAAAGATTGAGGCTAAAAAATAGCAAAAGCGAAGGTCGCTTAACTCTATGTTTGTGGATAATGAGCGTGGTGAGGATAAATGAGTCTGGAAACGGCACGTAATTAGGATGACCCTTATTTGCCCTTAGCCGACTTTCCTCTATTAAACCCGGTGCCAGCAGGGTGACACGTATCTGCCTGTGCCCGCGTGGCCCAATGGGCGCTGTGTGCCAGCGCGGGGTGCAGGGACGAGGCGGGGGGGCTGTGAGCCCTGTGTCCGGGTGTGCTGATGCAACGCCCGGGTGCGCACACCCAGGTGCCTGCCGCGCTGCCGCACTTCCTTAAAACGGCTCCTGCCCGGCCGGGACCCCGGGGGGCTGCTGGGCGCTGGCTGCTGCCGGTGACCCCCGCCGCGGTGCGAATCGCGGGTCCCCGCAGGGCCGAGCCGCGCTGCGGCTGGGGGGGGTGTCTCCGGGCGCTTCCGTGGCCCTCTCGGCGGGCCGAGCTGCCGGCGCAAGGGCCGGTTCTCCCTCTTCTTTTGCACCGTGTTGCCAAAGAGGCGCGGGGGGCGGAAGCGCGTCCCGGggtgccgcgggccgggccggggcggcggggccgggtgcggggccggggtggcggggccggggccgggaccccTCCCGGTCTGGCGCCGCGACCGCTCTCGGCAGCGCCGCCCGCCGGCCCGCGGCAGCAGCGCACGCCGTCCGCAGCCCGTCTTGTAAAGTACGAACAAACGGCTATtttcagcccccccccacccccccctctttcttttctcccgGCTTTAACAGGTGAGGCCCCCGGCGCCGGCGAGCAGAGgggccggcggccccgccgcggagcCCGGAGAAGGCGCTGCCCCTGCCCCGGGACGCGCTCGCCGCGGCTGCCTCGCCCCCTGCCATCTGCCGGGAAGaagccggggccggcagcgcggcGAGTCCTCTGCCCCGAGCCAAGAGTTTACGGGGCGCTTTTGTGAGCGCCGCAAGCGGAGATTACGCCTTTTAGAGGAGATCAAGggctgcccccggccccccggccctCCCAGCGGGCCCGCAGCCGCCCCGGGTCTCCCTCAAACGCCTCCCGGGGTTCCCGAAAGCCGTGTTTTCCTCGGGGAAGCCTGGCCAGCTTCAGCGccagagggaggggggaaggcacGTTTGCTCTGGCAGGATCC
The sequence above is drawn from the Strix aluco isolate bStrAlu1 chromosome 4, bStrAlu1.hap1, whole genome shotgun sequence genome and encodes:
- the FOXA1 gene encoding hepatocyte nuclear factor 3-alpha, encoding MLGTVKMEGHETSDWNSYYADTQEAYSSVPVSNMNSGLGSMNTMNTYMTMNTMTTSGNMTSSSFNMSYANTGLGAGLSPGAVAGMPAGSAGPVNSMPAGVAAMGTALSPGGINAMSAQPAPMNGLSPYGGMNPCMSPMAYTQSNLGRTRDAKTFKRSYPHAKPPYSYISLITMAIQQAPSKMLTLSEIYQWIMDLFPYYRQNQQRWQNSIRHSLSFNDCFVKVARSPDKPGKGSYWTLHPDSGNMFENGCYLRRQKRFKCEKPANSKAPQEGRKDQAGASSSSSNSPLHRGHNKPAPLDTATSLSSSNPSTSPQSMDHSGSSTELKTSASAASSTISSVPALASVPHPPHSLAHEPQLHLKGDPHYSFNHPFSINNLMSSSEQQHKLDFKAYEQALQYSSYGASIPGGLPLGSASMAGRSSIEPSALEPSYYQGVYSRPVLNTS